ttttagatacattgaataactaatgtatctaaaaaaaacttaagtttttctcttatattaaagactagatggaatattttttatgaCCCTTGAGCAAGTTGAgcataaaaaaaagtgattgaCTTTGAATTGAACATCAATATTTGCGAaagtattagtattattatttcaCAAAAGTAACCAATTCTTCAAGGATGCACGTGATCTCATAAACTAGCATCAAGCAAATGCACGTAACTCTTTAAACAATGtcaataacataaattttaatCACTTATTAGCAACTTGCTCTATAGCACAGAAAAATATTGGATAAATAAGTCCAAATCTCAACTTCCTCAAAAGAATAATATTACAGCGTGAGAGAGAAGAAAGGAAACTAAAAGTCTTCCTTTGGATCCACCGCATAAGTTGCGCTAACTAAGTCTTCATCTAGCCAAAAATCCAAAACTGCAAAAACTGAGAGGTTGACTCAAATGGCTGAAATTGCAGTGTGTTTGGCTATTGAGCAACTACTTCCAATATTAAGAAAAGAAACTAATTTGCTGAGAGGCATCCACCAAGAGTTTTCATACATTAAAGAAGAACTAGAAAGTATCCAAGCCTTTCTTAAGGATGCTGATAAAAGAGCTACGGCTGAAGGAGACAATATTCGTGAAAGCGTCAAAATATGGGTGAAGCAGGTAATAGAGGTAGCTTTTCGCATAGAAGATATTATCGATGATTATATCATCTATGTGGAACAACAGCCTCGTGATCATAAATGTCTAGCTCTACTCTGTAAGATTGCTCACTCCATCAAAACTTTGACCTCTCGCTATCGGGTAGCATCTGAGATTCAAGATATTAAGTCATCAGTTAAAGAGATTAAGGAGAGATGTGAAAGATATGGGTTTCAAATCCAACCTACTTTTGAACAAGGACCAAGCACAAGTCAAAAAACCAAATGGCATGACCCTCGAATGATTGCTCTTCACGTGGAGGAAGCTGACGTTGTAGGGTTTCAGATGCCAAAAGAGAGATTGATCGATTTATTGGTAAATGGAAGACTGGAGCGCACTGTCGTCTCAGTGGTAGGAATGGGAGGACAAGGTAAAACCACTTTGGCTAAAAATGTTTTTGACAGCAAGGAGGTCATTGGTCACTTTCATTTTCGTGCATGGATTACAGTGTCTCAATCATATACAATAGAAGGGTTGTTGAGGGACATGTTGCGTAAGTTTTACAACTCTCTCACTTGCGATATCACTAATATGGATCGAGGGTCATTGATTGATGAAGTGAGAAActacttgaagaaaaaaaggtaTGTTATTGTGTTTGATGATGTATGGAATGTACATTTTTGGAATGAGGTTGAATCGGCTGTAAttgataataaaaatggaaGTAAGATATTTATCACAACAAGAAACATAGATGTTGCAATCTCTTGTAAGAAATCATCGTTTGTTGAAGTGCATGATCTACAACCTTTAACTCAAGAACAATCTTTAGAGTTATTCAATAAGAAGGTATTTCAATTTGACTTTGATGGATTTTGTCCAAAAGAACTCattgatttatcttttgaaattgtCAAAAAATGTAAGGGTTTACCACTAGCGATTGTTGCCATTGGTGGTCTTTTatcaacaaaagataaaaacacCTTTCAGTGGAAGAGGTTTAGTGAAAATCTAAGATTAGAGTTAAACAAGGATTGTCATTTGACTGGGATACAAGAAATTTTAAGTTTGAGTTATGATGATTTACCTTACTATCTTAGGTTATGCTTATTGTATTTTGGAATATATCCAGAAGATTATGAAATTGAATCGAATAGATTGTTTGGACAATGGATAGCTGAAGGGTTTGTGAAAGAGGAAAGGGGGAAAACTTTGGAAGATGTTGCAGAAGGATATTTAACAGAGTTGATTCGTAGAAGTTTGGTGCAAGTATCTTCAATCAGCATTGACGGAAAAGTTGAATGTTGCCATGTTCATGATTTAATACGAGTGATGATCCTTGACAAATttgatgattttaatttttgccACCATATTAGTGAATATGGTCAATCATTCTTCAGTGGAACAATTCGACGCCTATCAATAGCGTCAATCTCTGATGATCTAAAGGAATGTATTGAAAGTTCGCATGTTCGATCACTTCTTTGTTTCACCGATAAAGaattacctgaacactttgtgAGGAGAATTCCTACAAAATACAAGCAATTAAAAGTGATTGACTTTAAAGATGTAGAGCTTCGTTATGTTCCTAAAAATCTAGGGGGCTTAATCCACTTGAAGTTCTTAAGCTTGAGAAACAATAGACATATAAAAAGCCTTCCTAAATCTATAAGCATGCTTCAAAACCTCGAGACCTTTGATCTACGGGATACAGGTGTTCGTGAGATGCCAAAGGAGATTGGCAAGCTACGAAAGCTTCGACATCTTTTGGGAGACAGAATGTCTTTGATCCAACTAAAAAATTGTATCGGATGCATTACATCATTGCAAACGCTTCATAATGTTAGTTTAGATGGAGATGGAGATGGAGCTGGAGTTGTAGAGCTAATTACAGAGTTGGGAAAGTTGAAGGAGTTAAGGGAGCTAGGCTTGGTTGGTGTTGTGAGAGAACATGGAAGCTATCTATCATCCTCAATCAATGAAATGAAGTGCTTGGAGAAACTAGATATTGAGTCAAAATCAAAGGAAAAAGTCATTGATTTGCATTTGATTTCATCTCCACCACCTATGCTTCGAAATCTTACACTAAATGGAAAGTTAGAGAATTTTCCAGAATGGATTCCTGAACTTCAAAATCTTGTTGAGCTGAGGTTGGTACGCTCTCAATTAACTGATGATCCAATGAAATCGCTAAAGAATATGAAAAACTTATTGTCCCTCTTTATTAGTGATTGTGCTTATGAAGGTGAAAGTTTACATTTTCAAGATGAAGAGTTCCATAAACTTAAGGAACTATGCATTGCAAATTGGGATAACTTGAGTTCGATTGTTATCGAAAAAGGAGCATTGTGTTCTCTGAAAATGCTTACGTTATACTATATCCCTCAGCTCAAAACAGTACCCATTGGCATCCAACATCTAGAGAAGCTTGAAATTCTAAGAAATTGGTATATGCCAACTGAATTTGTGGAGAGTGTTTCTTCTGATGGAGGAAAAGAGCATTGGATCATAGAGCATGTGCCCCTGGTTGAATTCCGTACCCTTGATGGCACATTTATTCGACACTCCAAGACTTAGAAATCCAACTTTGGGGGAAAAaaggttttattttctttatagttgtaaaattatttattgtttggTTATCAAAACACTaaagtaattatttatatttgtgattgataaaatcaaatgtttgaatattttatattacataatgtcacttaccaaaaaaaaaacataatgtcAAGTTTCTTTATTGAACAATGTCATCCATTAGTTTCTAAATTTGAATGTTTTCTTTTGAAACTAAGTGAACAATATGTTTGAATATTTCAGATCATGAAGCTAATGGAAGACCAATCATAATATGTTTGGAAGTCGGATGCTGAAACGGATGAGCATCTCTCACCGCAAGCCTTTGATTTCCTCACCACCACCTTAAACCACAACTATTACGGTTGTTGTTTTGTTGCTCTCTATTCCTAGTTTTCATGTTTCTGTCCCTTTTGTAACAACCTAGTCATTCGATTGTAAGATATTTTATATGAAATCCTGAATTCGAATCTGGACCACCACATTTCCTCCTTCCTGTGTGTCTTTATGTGAGTTATGTGTTGGCCACTAGGCCAGtagcaaaaaaaagtttccatgtTTCTccatttatgttttattttggtgttaATTTTAGTGGGTACTTTGTTCTATTTGGTTGACTAATTTGTAAAACTATGTTTATTTATGTTCAAACTTAGTTATTACTCTATTGACCATTGACTGTACGTTTATTTCATTCGACTTAATCTATTAACATCTTCAAATATGTTCTATGTTGTATTGTATTCCTGTCTATTTTGTATGGAAtgtgattattatttttagattaGATATATGACTTGGCATGTATGGTTTTCCCGAAGTTTGTCAATTATATAATGTACATGTCTGCAATTTTAATCGATTATTCTAATTTTTCTGTTGTACTTTTTCTATTTGATGATGTCAAAGGGGAGAAGTAATTGATATTAGTAAGGTTATTTGCGTGAAAGAAAAACGAGCACACAAGCAGAAGCAGTTTTGAATGAACATATCCGTTAAGTAATTGATATTAGTAAGATTATGAATTGATTCATGAAGGACAGTGAATTGATTTATAACATTGCTCTGTGTAGTAAACAAACTTCTTTAAATATACAACAATGATACCAAGACTGTTTCTGCCAATTCTCATGACAACACTATGCTGGGGAGTAAGATTGATACAAGAGACTAAAAACCTTTTTTGCAAAAGCATTGAGATCAAAACATACCTGTAAGACGATTAAACCTGATCCCGGTTCAAGATGAATTCCTCAACACTCATTGAATGTAAAGCTCTAGGCAGATGCCCACGCATATACCCATCCGTTGTACGATTACTAAATAGTCTATTCTGCATATTTCTAAACGAAGGACTATTAACAAGATCAGATAATCCATCACGGTGTAATGGATCTTCATGAAAATTAGAAAGAAACTCGACAACATTATCACTTAGTTCCTCAGTCTCATCATGTAGCAAGTCAATGAGAATTGGAATTGCACCAGCATCAGCAAGGGCCATTCTACCGCTTTCACTATAGCTCAGCTGAGAAAATACCCCAGAAACATGTAGCTTTGCTTCCTCACTCCCATGGAGCAGAAGCTCGACAAGGATAGTGACACCTGAATCATGAATCACAGAAATTGTGTTGCTGTTTGCAGACAGATCCCAAATCACATCAGCAGCTGTTGTTTTagcttcatcatcatcttctctAAGAATTCTAACCAAGTGACCAACAATTTCAACGGCATTCGCCTCTTCAAGAGCCAATATACAAAACATATTCTTAGCTATCTCCTT
This portion of the Trifolium pratense cultivar HEN17-A07 linkage group LG3, ARS_RC_1.1, whole genome shotgun sequence genome encodes:
- the LOC123915210 gene encoding disease resistance protein RPM1-like, which gives rise to MAEIAVCLAIEQLLPILRKETNLLRGIHQEFSYIKEELESIQAFLKDADKRATAEGDNIRESVKIWVKQVIEVAFRIEDIIDDYIIYVEQQPRDHKCLALLCKIAHSIKTLTSRYRVASEIQDIKSSVKEIKERCERYGFQIQPTFEQGPSTSQKTKWHDPRMIALHVEEADVVGFQMPKERLIDLLVNGRLERTVVSVVGMGGQGKTTLAKNVFDSKEVIGHFHFRAWITVSQSYTIEGLLRDMLRKFYNSLTCDITNMDRGSLIDEVRNYLKKKRYVIVFDDVWNVHFWNEVESAVIDNKNGSKIFITTRNIDVAISCKKSSFVEVHDLQPLTQEQSLELFNKKVFQFDFDGFCPKELIDLSFEIVKKCKGLPLAIVAIGGLLSTKDKNTFQWKRFSENLRLELNKDCHLTGIQEILSLSYDDLPYYLRLCLLYFGIYPEDYEIESNRLFGQWIAEGFVKEERGKTLEDVAEGYLTELIRRSLVQVSSISIDGKVECCHVHDLIRVMILDKFDDFNFCHHISEYGQSFFSGTIRRLSIASISDDLKECIESSHVRSLLCFTDKELPEHFVRRIPTKYKQLKVIDFKDVELRYVPKNLGGLIHLKFLSLRNNRHIKSLPKSISMLQNLETFDLRDTGVREMPKEIGKLRKLRHLLGDRMSLIQLKNCIGCITSLQTLHNVSLDGDGDGAGVVELITELGKLKELRELGLVGVVREHGSYLSSSINEMKCLEKLDIESKSKEKVIDLHLISSPPPMLRNLTLNGKLENFPEWIPELQNLVELRLVRSQLTDDPMKSLKNMKNLLSLFISDCAYEGESLHFQDEEFHKLKELCIANWDNLSSIVIEKGALCSLKMLTLYYIPQLKTVPIGIQHLEKLEILRNWYMPTEFVESVSSDGGKEHWIIEHVPLVEFRTLDGTFIRHSKT